The following coding sequences are from one Triticum aestivum cultivar Chinese Spring chromosome 5A, IWGSC CS RefSeq v2.1, whole genome shotgun sequence window:
- the LOC123106868 gene encoding WRKY DNA-binding transcription factor 70: MKHIKKSSSSSRLVCGDDRSAAALKEMAREQSLVTQLRAVVLPAIQLAGGERAEVVAQMFESILDCSAKAIATLKLLRLDHSQVDDAVLPTAMVDDKTRVTKIVTGDGEKDSDDNAKPLRRQRKRRRLADDSVALETPVPHYDGHQWRKYGQKIINHTKHPRSYYKCTYKQEQDCRATKTVQQQQQDAGVDDDPAMYAVVYYGQHTCKPGQTDAAVVETASTGRCGEGGGEEHARSNSQCSNISVTCSSIVVDHHQTTTAASLESSCNLLDMAGDLATPEVNQYDQLFDVDSFSPLDLGTAWATDVSGHGLQKFGGW; the protein is encoded by the exons ATGAAGCACATCAAGAAAAGCAGCAGCTCGTCCAGGCTTGTCTGCGGCGACGACCGTTCGGCGGCGGCGTTGAAGGAGATGGCCAGGGAGCAGTCCCTGGTGACGCAGCTGCGCGCTGTCGTGCTGccggcgatccagctagccggcggCGAGCGCGCCGAGGTCGTCGCCCAGATGTTCGAGAGCATACTGGACTGCTCGGCCAAGGCCATAGCCACGCTGAAGCTTCTTCGTCTCGATCATTCTCAAGTTGATGATGCGGTGCTGCCGACGGCGATGGTGGACGACAAGACGAGAGTCACGAAGATCGTCACTGGTGACGGAGAGAAGGACAGCGACGACAATGCCAAGCCCCTTCGCCGTCAGCGCAAGAGAAG GAGATTAGCCGATGACTCCGTGGCGCTTGAAACGCCTGTTCCTCACTACGATGGCCACCAATGGAGGAAGTATGGTCAGAAGATCATCAACCACACAAAGCATCCAAG GAGTTACTACAAATGCACCTACAAGCAAGAACAGGACTGCAGAGCAACGAAGACGGTGCAACAGCAGCAACAAGACGCCGGCGTCGACGATGACCCCGCCATGTACGCCGTCGTCTACTACGGTCAACACACCTGCAAGCCCGGCCAGACCGATGCTGCCGTCGTCGAGACAGCAAGCACCGGTAGGTGCGGTGAAGGCGGGGGAGAGGAGCATGCACGGAGCAACAGCCAGTGCAGCAATATCTCAGTGACTTGCTCTTCGATTGTCGTTGACCACCACCAGACGACGACGGCGGCGTCCCTCGAGAGCAGTTGCAACCTGCTCGACATGGCGGGAGACTTGGCTACTCCAGAGGTGAACCAGTATGATCAGCTGTTTGACGTGGATTCGTTTTCGCCGTTGGATTTGGGGACGGCCTGGGCGACGGATGTGAGCGGGCATGGGCTCCAAAAGTTTGGAGGCTGGTAA